In the Gossypium raimondii isolate GPD5lz chromosome 9, ASM2569854v1, whole genome shotgun sequence genome, one interval contains:
- the LOC105798906 gene encoding transcription factor MYB108 isoform X2: MAKVDGTLLLILQEDVSLNALKRIILLFIGWGEAIGLKRTGKSCRLRWLNYLRPDVRRGNITLEEQLLILQLHSRWGNRWSKIAQFLPGRTDNEIKNYWRTRVQKHAKQLKCDVNSKEFKDTMRYLWMPRLVERIQAATTTTNTASTSAAMTSNASIEQMMLPNLSYYTPDNASTTASSDSIGTQVSPISDSIDYYNGVSTNYNPNHDYLQANHESLISPIGSYCNNGDGMDFGLMELNHHWASDGDGDGSHNLLNAEDFFFLQHQFNFNM, encoded by the exons ATGGCAAAGGTCGATGGAACTCTCTTGCTCATTCTGCag gaggacgtgagtttgaatgcgctgaaacgcattatcctcttatttataggttgggGAGAGGCTATAG GTCTTAAACGAACTGGAAAAAGTTGTAGGTTGAGATGGTTGAATTATCTCCGGCCTGATGTCCGACGTGGGAACATCACACTTGAGGAACAACTTTTGATTCTTCAACTTCACTCGCGATGGGGAAATCG ATGGTCCAAAATCGCCCAATTCTTGCCCGGAAGAACCGACAACGAGATCAAGAACTATTGGAGAACTCGTGTCCAAAAACATGCCAAACAACTCAAATGTGACGTCAACAGCAAAGAATTCAAGGACACCATGCGTTACCTATGGATGCCTAGGTTAGTTGAAAGGATTCAAGCTGCCACCACCACCACTAACACCGCGTCCACTTCGGCTGCCATGACGAGCAATGCGAGCATTGAGCAAATGATGTTGCCTAATCTGAGTTATTACACTCCGGACAACGCTAGCACTACTGCCTCATCAGACTCTATCGGGACTCAAGTTTCACCAATTTCAGATTCAATTGATTATTACAATGGTGTCTCGACTAATTATAACCCAAATCATGATTATTTGCAAGCTAACCATGAATCCTTAATAAGTCCCATTGGGAGTTATTGCAACAATGGCGATGGCATGGATTTTGGGTTGATGGAGTTGAACCACCATTGGGCAAgtgatggtgatggtgatggATCGCATAATTTATTGAACGCTGAAGATTTTTTCTTCTTACAGCACCAGTTCAACTTTAACATGTGA
- the LOC105798906 gene encoding transcription factor MYB108 isoform X1 — protein MDVKARSSSGPNMVSTEEEDLKRGPWTIEEDFKLINYISIHGKGRWNSLAHSAGLKRTGKSCRLRWLNYLRPDVRRGNITLEEQLLILQLHSRWGNRWSKIAQFLPGRTDNEIKNYWRTRVQKHAKQLKCDVNSKEFKDTMRYLWMPRLVERIQAATTTTNTASTSAAMTSNASIEQMMLPNLSYYTPDNASTTASSDSIGTQVSPISDSIDYYNGVSTNYNPNHDYLQANHESLISPIGSYCNNGDGMDFGLMELNHHWASDGDGDGSHNLLNAEDFFFLQHQFNFNM, from the exons ATGGATGTTAAAGCAAGGAGTAGTAGTGGTCCAAACATGGTAAGTACTGAAGAAGAGGACTTGAAAAGAGGTCCTTGGACTATTGAAGAAGATTTTAAACTTATCAACTATATTTCCATTCATGGCAAAGGTCGATGGAACTCTCTTGCTCATTCTGCag GTCTTAAACGAACTGGAAAAAGTTGTAGGTTGAGATGGTTGAATTATCTCCGGCCTGATGTCCGACGTGGGAACATCACACTTGAGGAACAACTTTTGATTCTTCAACTTCACTCGCGATGGGGAAATCG ATGGTCCAAAATCGCCCAATTCTTGCCCGGAAGAACCGACAACGAGATCAAGAACTATTGGAGAACTCGTGTCCAAAAACATGCCAAACAACTCAAATGTGACGTCAACAGCAAAGAATTCAAGGACACCATGCGTTACCTATGGATGCCTAGGTTAGTTGAAAGGATTCAAGCTGCCACCACCACCACTAACACCGCGTCCACTTCGGCTGCCATGACGAGCAATGCGAGCATTGAGCAAATGATGTTGCCTAATCTGAGTTATTACACTCCGGACAACGCTAGCACTACTGCCTCATCAGACTCTATCGGGACTCAAGTTTCACCAATTTCAGATTCAATTGATTATTACAATGGTGTCTCGACTAATTATAACCCAAATCATGATTATTTGCAAGCTAACCATGAATCCTTAATAAGTCCCATTGGGAGTTATTGCAACAATGGCGATGGCATGGATTTTGGGTTGATGGAGTTGAACCACCATTGGGCAAgtgatggtgatggtgatggATCGCATAATTTATTGAACGCTGAAGATTTTTTCTTCTTACAGCACCAGTTCAACTTTAACATGTGA